The DNA region TTAGTAAAATTTCATTAATGAGTGTACTTTTTCCCGATCCTGACACTCCAGTAATACAAGTGAAGAGGCCCAATGGAAACTTCACATTCACGTTCTTAAGGTTATTCTCTTTGGCGCCTTTTACCTCTACCCATTTTCCGTTAGGCTCTCTTCGCTCTGAGGGTAAAGGAATAAACTTTCTGCCACTAAGATACTGACCGGTAAGTGACTCTTCATCCTCCATGACTTCCGCTGGCGTCCCTTGAGAGACGATTTGGCCCCCGTGCACACCTGCCCCAGGTCCCACATCGATAATATGATCGGCAGCTAGCATGGTGTCCTCATCGTGTTCCACAACGATCAGTGTATTCCCAAGGTTACGCATCTGTTCTAGGGTTTGGATCAATCTCGCGTTATCTCTCTGATGTAGTCCTATGGAGGGTTCATCTAGGATATATAGGACCCCCATGAGACGAGAACCGATCTGTGTCGCTAGCCTAATCCGCTGTGCTTCTCCCCCACTTAGTGTACCTGCTGATCGATTAAGAGTCAGATATTCAAGGCCCACATTATATAAAAACCCGAGACGTTCCTCAATCTCTCTCAATATTAAATGCGCAATGTGACGCTCTTTATCTGTGAGTTGAACACTGTCAAAGAACTGTTTGGCTTCACCAATGGAAAGCCGGGTAACGTAGTCAATGTTTTTATCGTTTAGCGTCACGGCTAAGGATTCTTTTTTTAACCTAGCGCCTTTACATGTCGGACACGGTTTTTGGCTCATATAGCCTTCAAGTTGCTCCCGGATATAATCTGAGCTCGTCTCTCTATAACGACGTTGAACGTGTTTTAGTACGCCTTCAAAGATGATGTGACTCTCGCGTACCTGATTAAACTCCGTCACATATCTGAAGTACACTTTTTCACCCTTACTGCCATTAAGGATAATTGATAGTTGATCTTCAGTTAACTTTTCCAATGGCACATCCATATCAATGCCGAAGTGATCACAGACGGCTTTTAGCAATTGCGTGTAGTACGTTGTAGAAGCTCCTTCCCAAGGCGCAATCGGGTCTTGCTTTAGCGTCTTAGTCATGTCGGGGATCACGAGCTCTGGGTCAACTTCTAGCTTACTACCCAATCCGTCACAAGTCTGACATGCCCCGTAGGGACTGTTAAACGAGAACATTCTAGGTGCGAGTTCCTCGATACTAAATCCACATTCCGGACAAGCAAGATTAGAGCTAAATAGCAATTCCTCTCCGTCAATCACATCAATGAGAACGAGACCATCAGCCATTTGTAAAGCTGTTTCCATTGAGTCAGCCAAACGCGAACGTATGCCATCCTTGACGACGATACGATCGACCACAACTTCAATCGTATGCTTTTTGTTCTTCTCTAGGTTGATCTCTTCAGATAAGTCTCTCACTTCGCCATCCACACGCACACGTACAAAGCCTTGTTTTTGGATATCCTCTAGTAGCTTCACGTGCTCCCCTTTTCGGCCCTGGACCACCGGTGCAAGAATCTGAAGTTTCGTTCTTTCAGGGAGGTCTAAGACTCTGTCCACCATCTGTTCGATCGTTTGTGATTTGATCTCTATACCGTGCTTAGGACAATGGGGATGCCCGACTCTGGCGAATAACAAACGTAAATAATCGTAAATCTCCGTCACTGTTCCAACTGTCGATCGCGGGTTACGGCTTGTCGTTTTCTGATCAATAGAAATGGCAGGGGAAAGACCGTCAATGGAATCCACGTCTGGCTTATCCATTTGCCCTAGAAACTGGCGAGCATAAGCTGACAGAGACTCTACGTATCGGCGTTGTCCCTCCGCATAGATTGTGTCGAAGGCCAAAGACGATTTCCCTGAACCGGAAAGACCGGTTAGCACCACAAATTTATCCCTCGGAATGGAGATATCAATATCTTTTAAGTTGTGCGCCCTTGCCCCTTTGACAATAATATTTTCATTGTTCATCTTCTCACCTTTTTTCTATAGATATTGCCTTTTTATGCTCGTTCTTGCCGTTAACTTGGGGTCACTGCACTTGCTTGATCGTGTGTCACGTCTATCGGGTTGATCCTTTTTGTTTACGGTCTACAATTCAGCTTTTAATTCAAGGACGAGGTCACGTAGCTCTGCTGCCCGTTCAAATTGAAGCTGTTTGGCCGCTTCCTTCATTTCTTTTTCTAGACGTTCAATCATCTGTTTACGATCCTTTGCGGACATTTTCGTCGGATCGGGGACAGTTTCATACTTCTCGGTATCTTCCGCCGCCTTGACCGCTTCAATGACGTCATGAACCGGCTTGTTTATCGTCTGTGGTGTAATATCATGCTCTTCGTTGTACGTAGTCTGACGGTCACGTCGTCTCTGTGTTTCGTCCAAAGCGACACGCATGGAGTCTGTTATTTTATCTGCGTACATGATGACGTGCCCCCCTGCGTTCCTAGCCGCACGTCCAACCGTTTGGATTAAGGATCTCTCTGAACGTAGGAACCCTTCTTTATCTGCGTCTAGGATGGCAACAAGGGATACCTCTGGAAGGTCTAGACCTTCCCTTAACAAGTTAATGCCCACAAGCACATCGTATGTCCCTAAGCGTAGCTCTCGAATAATATGCAAACGTTCAAGCGTCTTAATCTCAGAATGCAGGTAATTTACCTTGATTCCAATCTCTTTTAAATAATCTGTAAGATCTTCAGCCATCTTCTTGGTCAGCGTCGTGACTAGGACACGTTCATTCCTCTGCATACGCTCCTGAATCTCACCGAGCAGGTCATCAATTTGCCCCTTAATCGGACGAACATCAATCGTCGGGTCTACTAGCCCTGTCGGACGGATGATCTGTTCTACTAGCTCAGGTGTATGCTCCAACTCATACGGGCCAGGCGTCGCTGAGACGTACATAATATTACGGATATGTTTTTCAAATTCTTCAAATCGTAACGGCC from Caldalkalibacillus salinus includes:
- the uvrA gene encoding excinuclease ABC subunit UvrA; this translates as MNNENIIVKGARAHNLKDIDISIPRDKFVVLTGLSGSGKSSLAFDTIYAEGQRRYVESLSAYARQFLGQMDKPDVDSIDGLSPAISIDQKTTSRNPRSTVGTVTEIYDYLRLLFARVGHPHCPKHGIEIKSQTIEQMVDRVLDLPERTKLQILAPVVQGRKGEHVKLLEDIQKQGFVRVRVDGEVRDLSEEINLEKNKKHTIEVVVDRIVVKDGIRSRLADSMETALQMADGLVLIDVIDGEELLFSSNLACPECGFSIEELAPRMFSFNSPYGACQTCDGLGSKLEVDPELVIPDMTKTLKQDPIAPWEGASTTYYTQLLKAVCDHFGIDMDVPLEKLTEDQLSIILNGSKGEKVYFRYVTEFNQVRESHIIFEGVLKHVQRRYRETSSDYIREQLEGYMSQKPCPTCKGARLKKESLAVTLNDKNIDYVTRLSIGEAKQFFDSVQLTDKERHIAHLILREIEERLGFLYNVGLEYLTLNRSAGTLSGGEAQRIRLATQIGSRLMGVLYILDEPSIGLHQRDNARLIQTLEQMRNLGNTLIVVEHDEDTMLAADHIIDVGPGAGVHGGQIVSQGTPAEVMEDEESLTGQYLSGRKFIPLPSERREPNGKWVEVKGAKENNLKNVNVKFPLGLFTCITGVSGSGKSTLINEILLKALMRQYYKSKAKPGTHRAINGTEYLDKVVNIDQSPIGRTPRSNPATYTGVFDDIRDVFAQTNEAKIRGYKKGRFSFNVKGGRCEACRGDGIIKIEMHFLPDVYVPCEICKGKRYNRETLEVTYKGKTVADVLDMTVEDGAEFFRNIPKIKRKLDTLVDVGLGYVRLGQPATTLSGGEAQRVKLASELHRRSNGRTLYVLDEPTTGLHVADIERLLGVLQRLVNNGDSVMVIEHNLDVIKTADYIIDLGPEGGDRGGQVVATGKPEDIVDVEQSHTATFLKPILDRERQRMASSAMVQA